The genomic interval CACCGCGTTCGTCACTTCGTGCAGATCAATCTCAGAAACTATGTCAAAAGAAGGCATGGTCGTTATTCTCCAGCGGCCACTGAGGGTATACTGTGGCCTAAATTTATTCCCGAATGTTCAAGGTGCCAAAGCATACCAAGACCCACGCCGGACCGCACCCGGCAAAGGTTGCAGCACCTGACAATGGACTGATGAGAAGTCGATACCAATGCCAAACCTGGACCTCCCGATCCTCGTCGTCGACGACGCCAAATTCAGCAGCATGGTGGTTGGCCGAACGCTGCGAAAGGCCGGATATCGCGACGTACGCGTGGTCAACAATGCCTCCACCGCGCTGGAACTGATGGAGCAGCGGCCCGTCAGCGTCCTGATTGCCGACTGGCTGATGCCCGAGATGGACGGCTTACAGCTCACGGATCAGGTCCGACAGCAGGACGAGCAGAACAATCACTACACCTATGTGATTCTGCTGACCGCCCGGGAAAGCATCGATGCACTGGCAGAAGCCTTCGACCGGGGCGTGGACGACTTCATCTACAAATCCGACATGACCAAGCAACTGATCCCGCGGATCTTCGCGGCGGATCGCATGGCAGATCGGCAGAATACGCTGCTCAGGGCCAATGCCCTGCTGGTGGAGAACAATCGCGAGCTGGAAGCCACCCACATCATTGATCTGGAAACCGGCCTCGGCAACAGCCTGTACAGTCGGGATCGCCTGGGGAAAGTGCTGCGCTATGCCGAATCCCGTGGTGGTGCCTGCGCCTATGTACTGTGCGGCATTCGCAACTGGCAGGATCTAAAGCGCAAACATTCCCCCGCGGTGATGAGCGAACTGGCAGTGGGTATCAGCCGACGTCTGACCACCCTGGTGCGTCCTATCGACTCCCTATGCCGGGTTGGCGATAACCAGTATGCCCTGATTGCCCATTTCCCGAACAGCGATCACTGCACCACCACGGCATTTCGGCGGGTGTTTGATGGCATCAACCACAAGGCCCTGAAAACCACCGCCGGTTATATCTCTGTGGAAGCGGGCATGGTGCTGTGCAAGGCGGACGCCGAGCACGGCACGCCCTCGGTGCAGGACGTGGAGCGCACCGCCGTTCAA from Marinobacter sp. LA51 carries:
- a CDS encoding response regulator, giving the protein MPNLDLPILVVDDAKFSSMVVGRTLRKAGYRDVRVVNNASTALELMEQRPVSVLIADWLMPEMDGLQLTDQVRQQDEQNNHYTYVILLTARESIDALAEAFDRGVDDFIYKSDMTKQLIPRIFAADRMADRQNTLLRANALLVENNRELEATHIIDLETGLGNSLYSRDRLGKVLRYAESRGGACAYVLCGIRNWQDLKRKHSPAVMSELAVGISRRLTTLVRPIDSLCRVGDNQYALIAHFPNSDHCTTTAFRRVFDGINHKALKTTAGYISVEAGMVLCKADAEHGTPSVQDVERTAVQGLVDAYETRRFTETAPGLETEA